CGCCGTTCGGCGAGCCGCCCCCGAAAGGCCGGAACGGCTGGCGGACGCTCGCGATGGGGTCGAGGTCGCCCTCCGGTGGGAACGCCCGGATGTCGGCGGCCGACGAGGCGATGGTCCAGTAGTCGCCCATGTGGCCCTCCATCACCTGGAGCTCTTGCGAGAGCATCCACGACCGCCACCAGTCGACGCCGGGCTCGCCGACCGAGTGGTAGAGGACGCCCGAGTCGCGGAGGAGCTCGGTCCGCGGCGGCCACACGCGCTCGCCCCAGCGGACCTTCAGCCGGAGGTGGTAGTCCGCGAACTCACGCCGCGTGAACACGCTGCCGTAGACCTCGCCGCTGATCCGGAGGACCGGCTCGCCGTCCTCCATCACGACGCTGAACACGCCGTCTGGGTCGGTGTCGTAACCGACGGGCGCGACCGGCTGGCCGTCGGCGCCGACGGGCG
This sequence is a window from Rubrivirga marina. Protein-coding genes within it:
- a CDS encoding 3-keto-disaccharide hydrolase codes for the protein MALLAGCGGGPRAAAEADGAEAWTPLLDAELSEWRTYLSFRHAPGYAGEPPVGADGQPVAPVGYDTDPDGVFSVVMEDGEPVLRISGEVYGSVFTRREFADYHLRLKVRWGERVWPPRTELLRDSGVLYHSVGEPGVDWWRSWMLSQELQVMEGHMGDYWTIASSAADIRAFPPEGDLDPIASVRQPFRPFGGGSPNGGFCLRSADHESPPSEWTELELIAVGDRSVHVVNGHVVMVLARSRAVVDGVEGPLTRGRVQLQSEAAEVYYKDVEVRSLARMPDAYAGYFDQP